A single region of the Marinobacter salinisoli genome encodes:
- a CDS encoding succinylglutamate desuccinylase/aspartoacylase family protein: protein MLLPRHRAMTLLRSLPLTLLLGMPAQALATLNPETEEQDRRASVINELEEDESVDEVEHSTQRGAPNTGTTPANAAAQPDIGILPSGQTQPSAPDTPVAANVDLNDVVTAPESELLAMQLDTLPMPRPAQPLALLGSEVLPGTSARLAWSPGIQIPGLSQPTPVLAVNGIHAGPTLCLTGAVHGDELNGIEIVRRTIYDLNAEELSGRVIGVPIVNLPGFQQGSRYLPDRRDLNRHFPGSPDGSLADRIAHSLFENVIRHCDMLVDIHTGSLKRTNLPQLRADMNNPDVATFTQGFDRMAVVHSSGSPGMLRSAAVAAGIVAVTLEAGESHRIQEHQIEAGVNSLTSLMEKQGMTSRMFVWGDPEPVYYDSDWIRAQHGGILFSEVDLGAHVSEGEILGYVADPITNAQYPIRANSNGRVIGMAVDQVVMAGFAAYHIGTEAEIPAE, encoded by the coding sequence ATGCTGTTACCCCGTCACCGAGCAATGACCTTGCTACGATCACTGCCTCTGACACTCCTGCTGGGCATGCCCGCCCAGGCACTGGCCACCCTGAATCCCGAGACCGAAGAACAGGATCGCCGGGCGTCGGTAATCAATGAACTGGAAGAAGACGAAAGCGTCGATGAAGTCGAACATTCGACGCAGCGCGGCGCGCCCAATACCGGCACGACGCCGGCCAACGCCGCGGCACAGCCTGATATCGGCATCTTGCCCAGTGGCCAGACACAGCCCTCAGCCCCAGACACCCCAGTGGCGGCCAATGTCGACCTGAACGATGTGGTGACCGCTCCCGAGAGCGAGCTGCTTGCCATGCAGCTGGATACCCTGCCCATGCCCCGGCCTGCGCAACCACTGGCTTTGCTCGGCAGCGAGGTATTACCGGGCACCTCGGCCCGGCTGGCCTGGTCGCCGGGCATCCAGATTCCCGGGCTGTCCCAGCCCACGCCGGTGCTGGCGGTCAACGGCATTCATGCCGGCCCCACACTGTGCCTGACGGGCGCCGTGCATGGCGATGAACTCAACGGCATCGAAATTGTAAGGCGCACCATCTACGACCTCAACGCGGAAGAATTGTCCGGTCGGGTGATCGGCGTTCCCATCGTCAACCTGCCAGGGTTCCAGCAGGGCAGCCGCTACCTGCCCGACCGCCGGGATCTGAACCGGCACTTCCCGGGCTCGCCGGATGGCAGCCTGGCGGACCGCATTGCGCACTCGCTGTTCGAGAACGTCATTCGCCATTGTGACATGCTGGTGGACATCCACACGGGCTCGCTCAAGCGCACCAACCTGCCGCAGCTGCGGGCCGACATGAACAACCCGGACGTGGCCACATTCACCCAGGGCTTCGACCGCATGGCGGTCGTGCACAGCTCCGGCTCCCCCGGCATGCTGCGCTCGGCGGCAGTGGCTGCAGGCATAGTGGCGGTCACGCTGGAAGCGGGTGAATCCCATCGTATTCAGGAGCATCAGATCGAGGCCGGCGTTAACAGCCTGACCAGCCTGATGGAAAAGCAGGGCATGACCTCGCGCATGTTTGTCTGGGGCGATCCGGAGCCGGTGTATTACGATTCCGACTGGATCCGCGCCCAGCACGGCGGCATCCTGTTCAGCGAAGTGGACCTGGGCGCCCACGTATCGGAGGGCGAAATCCTGGGCTACGTCGCCGATCCGATCACCAACGCCCAGTATCCCATTCGCGCCAACAGCAACGGTCGGGTGATCGGCATGGCCGTCGATCAGGTGGTGATGGCCGGCTTTGCCGCCTACCACATTGGTACAGAGGCAGAAATCCCGGCAGAGTAG
- a CDS encoding carbohydrate-binding protein — protein MSGIVARPSLLFALLAVVGLAMSPPVLAEPCDPDESAWDEARYYKAGTAVFHNNGWYVARQVSEGKEPGISFVWKAQDEVPECDSEQKAKQESAEATEPGQQPAAPAPGETAPGICERPEQWRFAAQYEPGNQVMHGGMVWEAIENTAGDMPGMDEPPLWQAVEDHCALKLSNDGL, from the coding sequence ATGTCTGGCATCGTCGCTCGACCGTCTCTTCTTTTCGCCCTGCTGGCTGTGGTTGGCCTGGCAATGTCACCGCCTGTGCTGGCCGAACCCTGTGATCCGGATGAATCCGCCTGGGACGAAGCCCGTTATTACAAGGCCGGCACAGCGGTATTTCACAACAATGGCTGGTACGTAGCCCGCCAGGTCAGTGAGGGCAAGGAGCCAGGCATCAGCTTTGTCTGGAAAGCGCAGGATGAGGTGCCCGAATGCGACTCCGAACAGAAAGCCAAACAGGAATCCGCCGAAGCCACTGAGCCCGGACAACAACCCGCCGCACCGGCTCCGGGTGAAACCGCCCCCGGTATCTGTGAACGGCCGGAACAGTGGCGGTTTGCCGCGCAGTACGAACCGGGCAACCAGGTGATGCACGGCGGCATGGTCTGGGAAGCCATTGAAAATACCGCCGGTGATATGCCCGGCATGGATGAACCGCCGCTATGGCAGGCCGTGGAAGATCACTGCGCACTGAAGCTGAGTAACGACGGTCTCTGA
- a CDS encoding thioesterase family protein: MARIKLDFPDDVFCFETQMPVRITDINGANHLGNDALISMLSEARAQFLVEYGIEEAGHDGIGIIVTDLATMYQSESFFPEMLRFEVGIMDFNKYGGDFVFRVTKARSGQPVALAKYGFVFFDYRNKQVTPVPEGFRSRFS, translated from the coding sequence GTGGCCCGAATCAAACTCGATTTCCCCGACGACGTGTTCTGCTTTGAGACCCAGATGCCGGTGCGAATCACCGACATCAATGGCGCCAACCATCTGGGCAACGACGCCCTGATTTCCATGCTGTCGGAGGCGCGGGCGCAGTTTCTGGTGGAGTACGGGATCGAGGAAGCCGGCCATGATGGCATCGGTATCATCGTCACCGACTTGGCGACCATGTATCAGTCCGAATCCTTTTTTCCGGAGATGCTTCGGTTTGAAGTCGGCATCATGGATTTCAACAAGTACGGCGGCGATTTCGTGTTCCGGGTCACCAAGGCCCGGAGCGGGCAGCCGGTGGCGCTGGCGAAATACGGCTTCGTCTTTTTCGACTACCGCAACAAACAGGTCACGCCTGTCCCCGAGGGCTTTCGGTCACGCTTTAGCTGA
- a CDS encoding MBL fold metallo-hydrolase yields the protein MDIRPAATLALTRDTSNGIEVLLLQRSWEAIFLPGYYVFPGGALDPEESDARRHTAGPGDTHVSQIMSLSEGGQDYMLAAVRECFEEAGILLATDRTGQLIAGDHPVHQDRRAVIRGEQPLAELCRRHQLTIPLDRLAYLSHWVTPPGPPRRFDTRFFVTVAPEDQPASHDGQETIDHLWISPSQALDDHRAGTRLLGLPTLRTLRILSDFDTTSALMRYAHANPPEAKPEAPWPALRKGKPVMLEPGAPAYDEAAKLDPEGEGSVNAEILPGRAVEIAARVRRLTAPNAGMMTGPGTNSYILGHDRFTVIDPGPDDPAHIQAILELTGGRIDRVLVTHTHQDHSPGASSLRRETGCIVAGMPAADDGLQDSAFSADEQPSHGQVLDTDAGPLKVLHTPGHASNHLCFLLTEQQMLFAGDHIMQGSTVVINPPDGDMKAYVESLYGLLAEPIRYIAPGHGFLMAQAEAVIDYLITHRLTREHKVARALKNLAPADLKALTATAYDDVPAALHGLAARSALAHLLKLEAEGRAHQQGNQWHSTGHT from the coding sequence ATGGATATTCGCCCGGCCGCAACACTGGCTCTGACCCGAGACACATCGAACGGCATCGAGGTGTTGCTGTTACAGCGCTCCTGGGAAGCCATTTTCCTGCCCGGTTACTATGTGTTCCCCGGCGGCGCCCTGGACCCGGAAGAATCTGACGCCCGGCGCCACACTGCGGGCCCCGGCGACACCCATGTCAGCCAGATCATGAGCCTGAGCGAGGGTGGGCAGGACTACATGCTCGCGGCGGTTCGGGAGTGTTTCGAGGAAGCCGGGATTCTGCTCGCGACAGACCGCACCGGACAACTCATCGCCGGTGACCATCCGGTGCACCAGGACCGGCGGGCCGTCATCCGGGGTGAGCAGCCCCTGGCCGAGCTGTGCCGGCGCCATCAACTGACGATCCCGCTGGATCGTCTGGCCTACCTGAGCCACTGGGTGACCCCTCCCGGGCCACCACGGCGCTTCGATACCCGTTTCTTTGTCACGGTGGCACCCGAAGATCAACCCGCCAGCCACGATGGCCAGGAAACCATTGATCACTTGTGGATAAGTCCGTCGCAAGCTCTGGACGACCACCGCGCCGGCACCCGGCTTCTGGGCCTGCCCACCCTGCGGACACTCAGAATCCTGAGCGATTTCGACACCACCAGCGCCCTCATGCGCTACGCCCATGCCAACCCGCCCGAGGCCAAACCCGAAGCGCCCTGGCCGGCCCTGCGCAAAGGCAAGCCGGTGATGCTCGAACCCGGCGCGCCGGCCTACGACGAAGCCGCCAAGCTGGACCCCGAAGGCGAAGGTTCCGTGAACGCCGAGATTCTCCCTGGCCGGGCGGTGGAAATTGCCGCCAGGGTCCGAAGGCTGACCGCCCCCAACGCGGGCATGATGACCGGGCCCGGCACCAACAGCTACATTCTGGGCCATGACCGGTTCACGGTGATCGATCCCGGCCCCGATGATCCGGCCCACATTCAGGCCATCCTGGAACTCACCGGCGGTCGTATTGACCGGGTGCTGGTGACTCACACGCATCAGGATCATTCGCCGGGCGCCAGCAGCCTGCGCCGGGAGACCGGGTGTATCGTAGCCGGCATGCCGGCCGCAGATGATGGCCTGCAGGACAGCGCATTCAGCGCCGACGAACAGCCGAGCCACGGCCAGGTTCTGGACACCGATGCCGGCCCCCTCAAGGTGCTGCACACCCCCGGCCATGCCTCGAATCATCTGTGCTTTCTGCTCACCGAGCAGCAGATGCTGTTCGCTGGTGACCACATCATGCAGGGCTCAACGGTGGTGATTAATCCGCCGGATGGCGATATGAAAGCCTACGTGGAATCGCTCTACGGCCTGCTCGCCGAGCCCATTCGCTATATTGCCCCGGGCCACGGCTTTCTGATGGCCCAGGCCGAGGCCGTGATCGATTATCTGATCACCCACCGCCTGACACGGGAACACAAGGTGGCCAGGGCGCTGAAAAACCTCGCGCCGGCGGACCTGAAAGCCCTGACGGCAACGGCCTACGACGATGTCCCTGCGGCGCTCCACGGCCTGGCGGCACGCTCGGCGCTGGCGCACCTGCTGAAACTCGAGGCCGAGGGCCGGGCCCACCAGCAGGGCAACCAGTGGCACAGCACCGGTCACACCTGA
- a CDS encoding MalY/PatB family protein has product MSSPFDQSINRDQTCAVKFDARKAVFGREDVIPVWVADMDFAAPEAVTRALVERAQHPVYGYTLYPDSLYQALMDWFESRHHWAIKQEWVLMVPGVVPSLHAACLAFAGEGEGVIIQPPVYPPFFSAIRQTGRTVIENPLLQETSGDGAGHYRMDLAHLEECAARPEAKVLMLCSPHNPVGRIWPREDLEAVLDIARRHDLVVLSDEIHCDLTFADSPRHHVLATLARPGDKLVTAVAPSKSFNLPGLGLSALVIEHEACRKAMLAEFQRLHVLHCNPFSAVGFETGYREGGPWLDDLRDYLQANRDYVAQRVRETLPGIRCTAPEATYLMWLDCRGLAMSDTELKRFFVRDAGVGLNPGITFGEQGSGFMRLNLGCPRSVLVEVLDRIGAALTARG; this is encoded by the coding sequence GTGAGCAGTCCGTTCGATCAGTCCATCAATCGTGATCAGACCTGTGCGGTGAAGTTTGATGCCCGCAAAGCGGTGTTCGGGCGGGAGGATGTGATCCCGGTCTGGGTGGCGGATATGGATTTCGCGGCGCCCGAGGCGGTCACCCGCGCTCTGGTGGAGCGGGCCCAGCACCCGGTGTATGGCTACACCCTGTATCCGGACAGCCTCTATCAGGCGCTGATGGACTGGTTCGAGAGCCGTCATCACTGGGCCATTAAGCAAGAGTGGGTGCTGATGGTGCCCGGGGTTGTGCCGTCGCTGCACGCGGCCTGTCTGGCGTTTGCCGGTGAGGGGGAGGGGGTGATTATCCAGCCGCCGGTGTACCCACCGTTTTTCAGCGCCATCCGGCAAACCGGCCGCACGGTGATCGAGAACCCGCTGCTACAGGAAACCTCCGGCGATGGCGCCGGACATTACCGGATGGATCTGGCGCATCTGGAAGAGTGCGCCGCCAGGCCCGAGGCCAAAGTTCTGATGCTCTGTTCGCCCCATAATCCGGTCGGACGGATCTGGCCACGGGAGGACCTGGAAGCCGTACTGGACATTGCCCGACGCCACGATCTGGTGGTGCTGTCCGATGAAATCCATTGCGATCTGACCTTCGCCGACAGCCCCCGGCATCACGTGCTGGCAACCCTGGCCAGGCCCGGGGACAAGCTGGTCACTGCGGTGGCGCCGAGCAAGAGTTTCAATCTGCCGGGGCTGGGGTTGTCGGCCCTGGTGATTGAGCACGAAGCCTGCCGCAAAGCCATGCTGGCGGAATTCCAGCGATTGCATGTGCTGCATTGCAATCCGTTCAGTGCGGTCGGGTTTGAAACCGGCTATCGGGAAGGCGGGCCCTGGCTCGATGACTTGCGGGATTATCTGCAAGCCAACCGGGATTACGTGGCTCAGCGGGTACGGGAGACTCTGCCGGGGATTCGCTGTACCGCGCCGGAAGCCACCTACCTGATGTGGCTGGACTGTCGTGGGCTGGCGATGTCGGATACCGAGCTCAAACGTTTCTTTGTGCGCGACGCGGGTGTTGGCCTGAACCCCGGCATCACCTTTGGCGAGCAGGGCTCTGGCTTCATGCGGCTGAACCTGGGCTGTCCCCGGTCGGTACTGGTTGAGGTGCTGGATCGCATCGGCGCGGCCCTGACGGCACGGGGTTGA
- a CDS encoding MATE family efflux transporter produces MTWPMLFGVLSLMTFQLADSAFIGQLGRDPLAALGFTLPMQQLIIGLQVGLGIATTAIISRTLGAGDELRAHRLGGLVITVGGALVLLLCLGLWLFQSRIMTALGAEAELLPMIRSYWVPFLISAWVGALLYFGYSVCRSHGDTKLPGYMMMATSLLNIALDPLYIFVFDWGLPGAAWATVTSFALGCLVIYPKILKRGWARFDLRQLALGRALKELNGIMAPAMVSQLMPPLSAMLATALVAGFGSAAVAAWGLGTRLEFFSIVVVLALTMSMPPMVGRMLGAGDIEQIRKLVRIGVRFVVVWQLAIGLIWLAASGLVSDLFTSDEQVQDILAGYLVRVPLSYAGLGVCMLMVSVCNALGLAMRALLVSTLRLFLCFLPLLWLGSQLGGVFGLMTGATIGNLFAGIMAYSFYRAGMNGLRTRDGSAKA; encoded by the coding sequence ATGACCTGGCCCATGCTGTTTGGCGTGCTGTCGCTCATGACCTTCCAGCTGGCCGACAGCGCCTTTATCGGTCAACTCGGGCGTGATCCGCTGGCGGCTCTTGGCTTCACCCTGCCCATGCAGCAACTGATCATCGGCCTGCAGGTTGGCCTGGGCATCGCCACCACGGCGATCATCTCCCGCACCCTGGGCGCGGGGGACGAGCTGCGGGCCCACCGGCTCGGTGGTCTGGTCATTACCGTCGGTGGCGCACTGGTATTGTTGCTCTGCCTGGGGCTGTGGCTGTTTCAGTCCCGGATCATGACCGCACTGGGGGCCGAGGCCGAACTGCTGCCCATGATCCGCAGCTACTGGGTTCCCTTTCTTATCTCAGCCTGGGTCGGCGCCCTGCTGTACTTCGGCTACAGCGTGTGCCGCTCCCACGGCGACACCAAGCTGCCCGGCTACATGATGATGGCCACCAGTCTGCTCAACATCGCCCTCGATCCGCTGTACATCTTTGTCTTCGACTGGGGGTTGCCCGGTGCCGCCTGGGCCACGGTAACCTCGTTTGCGCTCGGTTGCCTGGTGATTTACCCCAAAATCCTGAAACGCGGGTGGGCGCGTTTCGATCTGCGCCAGCTCGCGCTCGGACGGGCGCTGAAGGAACTCAATGGCATCATGGCCCCCGCCATGGTCAGCCAGCTGATGCCGCCACTCTCGGCCATGCTGGCCACCGCCCTGGTGGCCGGTTTTGGCTCAGCCGCGGTCGCGGCCTGGGGTCTGGGTACCCGTCTGGAGTTTTTCTCCATTGTGGTGGTGCTGGCCCTGACCATGTCGATGCCGCCCATGGTGGGCCGCATGCTCGGCGCCGGCGACATCGAACAGATCCGCAAACTGGTTCGGATCGGGGTTCGCTTCGTGGTGGTCTGGCAACTGGCCATCGGCCTGATCTGGCTTGCGGCGTCCGGCTTGGTGTCGGATCTGTTCACCAGCGATGAGCAGGTACAGGACATCCTGGCGGGGTATCTGGTGCGGGTGCCGCTCAGCTACGCTGGTCTGGGCGTCTGTATGCTGATGGTGTCCGTCTGCAATGCATTGGGTCTGGCCATGCGCGCCTTGCTGGTGTCGACCCTTCGGCTGTTCCTGTGCTTCCTGCCGCTTTTGTGGCTTGGCAGCCAGCTCGGCGGCGTCTTTGGGCTGATGACCGGCGCCACCATCGGCAACCTGTTTGCCGGCATCATGGCCTACAGCTTCTACCGGGCCGGCATGAACGGGCTGCGGACCCGGGATGGTTCAGCTAAAGCGTGA
- the tpx gene encoding thiol peroxidase translates to MSKVTLDGNPIELSGHFPAPGEYAPPFTLTNSALEEVKLESWAGKRKILNIIPSIDTSVCATSTRKFNEQASNLGNTVVLVVSADLPFAASRYCGAEGLKNVVTLSTFRNYGVQEDYGVAIQEGPLAGLCSRAVVVLDENNRVLHSQLVPEIKDEPDYDAALEVL, encoded by the coding sequence ATGAGCAAGGTCACACTCGACGGTAACCCCATAGAACTGAGCGGCCACTTCCCGGCCCCGGGTGAATACGCCCCTCCCTTCACCCTCACCAACAGTGCGCTGGAAGAAGTCAAACTTGAGAGCTGGGCGGGCAAGCGCAAGATCCTGAACATCATCCCCAGCATCGACACCAGCGTGTGCGCCACCTCCACACGCAAATTCAATGAACAGGCGAGCAACCTCGGTAACACCGTGGTGCTGGTGGTTTCTGCCGACCTGCCCTTTGCCGCTTCCCGGTATTGCGGGGCGGAGGGCCTGAAGAACGTCGTCACCCTGTCCACGTTCCGGAATTACGGCGTCCAGGAAGATTACGGTGTTGCCATTCAGGAAGGCCCGCTGGCCGGTCTCTGTAGCCGGGCCGTGGTGGTGCTGGACGAAAACAACCGGGTCCTGCACAGCCAGCTGGTGCCGGAGATCAAGGACGAGCCGGATTACGACGCCGCTCTGGAAGTGCTCTGA
- a CDS encoding YqaE/Pmp3 family membrane protein, whose amino-acid sequence MDLLRILIAILLPPLGVFLQVGIGKHFWLNILLTLLGYIPGIVHAVYIIAKK is encoded by the coding sequence ATGGACCTTTTGCGTATTTTGATTGCGATTTTGTTACCCCCCCTGGGGGTGTTTCTGCAGGTGGGCATCGGCAAGCATTTCTGGCTCAACATCCTGCTGACCCTGCTGGGTTACATACCCGGCATCGTGCATGCGGTGTATATCATCGCCAAGAAGTAA
- a CDS encoding DMT family transporter, whose protein sequence is MASENAGLLTNKTALAYVGLVLTPLFWAGNAVVARGTVEQIPPLSMSFWRWVIALVILLPLGLPGLWRHRMVIVQHIGSMLALATFSVGAFNSLLYFAAVSTTATNIALINATIPIFVALLAWLLLGDRTRPVQVLGIALAVLGILVVISRGDIHVLTGLDAQPGDLIMVAAVFSWGLFSVLLRRQAVPLPALTFLTTQILLGTLVILPFYLVDLVFFSGGFDVSGSTALPLIYFAIFPGILAYGFWNHGVHRIGPARAAIFMYLTPVYATVLASVFLNESLGLFHVLGGVLILTGLVLATRVGRRAPAYLRSE, encoded by the coding sequence GTGGCTTCGGAAAACGCCGGACTGCTGACCAACAAAACCGCGCTGGCCTATGTCGGGTTGGTGTTAACCCCCCTGTTCTGGGCCGGAAACGCGGTCGTTGCCCGTGGCACCGTCGAACAGATTCCGCCGCTGTCGATGTCGTTCTGGCGCTGGGTGATTGCCCTCGTCATTCTGTTGCCGCTCGGCCTGCCCGGGCTCTGGCGGCACCGGATGGTCATTGTGCAGCATATCGGCTCCATGCTGGCACTGGCCACCTTCAGCGTCGGCGCCTTCAATTCCCTGCTGTATTTTGCCGCGGTCAGCACCACCGCCACCAACATTGCCCTGATCAACGCCACCATCCCGATTTTCGTGGCATTGCTGGCCTGGTTGCTGCTGGGTGACCGCACCCGTCCGGTTCAGGTGCTTGGCATTGCCCTGGCCGTGCTGGGCATTCTGGTGGTGATATCCCGGGGCGACATCCACGTCCTGACCGGGCTGGACGCGCAGCCGGGCGACCTGATCATGGTGGCGGCGGTATTCAGCTGGGGGCTGTTTTCGGTGCTGCTGCGCCGGCAGGCTGTGCCGCTGCCCGCGCTCACCTTCCTGACCACCCAGATTCTGCTGGGCACGCTGGTGATTCTGCCGTTTTATCTGGTGGATCTGGTGTTCTTCTCCGGCGGTTTCGACGTGTCCGGCTCGACCGCATTACCCTTAATTTATTTTGCGATCTTTCCCGGAATTCTGGCGTATGGTTTCTGGAACCATGGCGTGCACCGCATCGGGCCGGCTCGAGCTGCTATCTTTATGTACCTGACCCCCGTCTATGCCACCGTACTGGCCAGTGTGTTTTTGAACGAGTCGCTGGGCCTGTTTCATGTGCTGGGCGGAGTGCTTATCCTGACAGGGCTGGTGCTGGCGACTCGCGTAGGCCGACGGGCGCCCGCCTACCTTCGTTCGGAGTGA